aaaGAGCAATCTGTAATCCCCTCACAGTGCAGCGTTAAAGTGGCTCCACCGAAGCACCATCAGCTCTCTCTAAAGTTCTCACATGGTTTCATATCAATGACTGTTTGAGTCCCAAAGAGGTAAAACTCTCAAATGTAtcacaaaaagtcaaaataaaagattgacTTTTCCCTCTTATTCATCTCACAACCCATTCGATTTATCTTGTGATCACTGATGCCTCAGTAGTAAGAATACTTTTTTGTTCAAGTATGTTTTAAACACAGGAAATTTGACTACGTCGTTTAATCCATCCATAagtgctgaaaacacacacgcacacacacacacaaactcctgtTTCTCTAACCTCTGGGTCACACTAGCTAATGTCAAACATAATTCAGTCACAGAGGCCACTTTTCTGGAGAATTACCGTAAGGTCATTTGCTGAGAGCACTCGGTTCAGTAGTTTGAGCAGGATCTTGCTGAcagacagcaatgaaaacataaccttcgTGCAAGTAACTATCTGCATCGCTAGATACCAAATGTGTTTCATGTGAGAGAACACTTGTCTGTTTCATGATTCCCACCTGCAGTATTATACAGCTGTGTGCAGTATTATTTCCATAGTGCAGCCTCAGAACTGGCCACAGCAATTTTCATTACCCTTCCTGTCTTTTTAGGATTCATCATGAAACTTAATTTTCTTCCATAATGAACTAAATCACCATAGACACAGAAATTCATCACAGTCcttaatattttctttacaaatcAAACTGACACCAGATAatgaatacacattttattacacTGTATTCACATTCAACATTGTTCTCAATTCAAACATGGTCTTGTTCCACGGGCATAAAAGTCCAATACAAAATGTTACTCAGAGTCAAGGTCGCCCCCAAAAGAAAAGCCcccccatttaaaaaaaaaaatcacaatctTAATGATCAAATATAAATCATGATTGGTTTGCATATCAACCAATATTCAAGAATGATTTTAAACATCCTTGCTTGGAATGTTCAAAACTTCACTGGAGTATTATTTGATCTACTCCCCCACTGCATCGACTTCATCCAAAAGAAACAAGCTCAGCTCCAGTCCGACTGGTTATGCAAACAGAGGAAATATTTCctccattaaaaaaaggaaaacattgaACTCagtgagagacggagacaaTACAAGATGATAAAACTGGTTAAAAATATTTTGGTCCCTTTGTCCGTCTAGACAACCATAACAACTGTTTACTACTGTCAATGATCAATACTGAAGGGATGAAGAAGATACTGAAGAAGTAGCTCAtacatattcattttcattattatacAAATAAGCTGATGTTTACAGATGTAACAGTTCTTATAGATTAGCACATTCATGGGTGTTTTGATCAGATAACAgatttaagaggaaaaaaaatttgaaatatcAATAATATTTCACTTTTAGTTTCATATTGCCCTTAACAAAACCCCCCCGAGATCTCCCTTAATGTAACTAATGAGTCGACAAATACCATAGCAACAAAAGGGAAGGTGGGGCTTTGGCACATAAAAAATCCCTGGGATAGAAAACAAGCTCGGCCAAGAAGATTGGCTTCTGTGgtcactttaaataaaacattttaaaaacaaaaacaccccaCAGAAATACAGTTCATCATGATATGTGTGACACTGGTCTTCCAAAATGCTAAGAAGACAATTTCATTCAATACTCAAAGGATATGACCCAAAAGAGGTGCAGCATCCTGTTGATATAAAAAATTAACCACCTGCCTCGAGGTCCTGTTGCACAACTCGCCTCCTTTATACAATCGCACTTTCCCTTCCTcagctctctccttcctcctagTAGTCCGTCCCTTCCTCTTGGTAcacctgctcctcttcctggTAACCTTGGTAACCCTCGTCTTGGAATTCTGGGACGAAAGGTTGGGCGACCGCTGCCCCGTTCTGATCGCTGGCAACCTCTCCAGGTTTAGGACAGTACTTTACGTCACAGATCTGCCGGCCCAGTCCGAAGTTCTGTCCGCTCTGGCTGGCTCCCTGGCTGTAGCCCATCTGTAGGGACATGGTGCTGTTGTCACACTTGTCTGTGTTCAGCTTCTGGTCGTAAATGGCACGCCTCGTTCCTGGAGCCGTCATCCCAGCCTGTAAAGACACAAGAAGAAAATTTgcaactttttttcttccccctttGGTTTTATGGAGTCATAAGTCACTTTTATCTTTCCTGTATAAGCTTTAGAACGTTCTCAACAAAGATATCACTGAGCTCAGTTTTGAAGTAGACAATCCAGGAGTTTACGGCTTTGTCTACAAGACCAAACATGATACAAGTTTACAGCAGTGGGGACAATAACAGTGATTCCCTGGGGCTTGTTTCCACTCAGTCCAATAATACTGACTttatgagagggggggggggggggaagagtaTCAGTACCTGGCTCGCTCCCTTGTTGGTGCCCATTTGCAGACTGATGGTTGTGTTGTCCATTGGTGGCTGGATTTGAACTTTTGGGTCGTATAAGTGCCTCCTGGTGCCATATGCATTCATACCTGCCTGACTGGCACACTTGTTGGTCCCCAtctaaaagaacaaaaaagcattgcaatacattttaacaattaACATAAACAGTGTCTACAGCTATAAAACAACTTAACTATGACATTTTAATTCCTATTGAAGTGAAAGTCAAGACCAAAcgaaaacaaaagtgaaaatatacaaGTGAACACATTCTGTAAAGCCCCTTTTcaactggtttaaaaaaaaaatataaaaaaaaaaaatacctcaaACATCTGACTTTCGGCTTTAATTGGAATAGAAACCAACTACATTCTTTTGAGTCAAATAACAAACTGATTTTTATTCGGCCCCAAACAGCAGCGATGGAAACATGATGCCAAGGTTCTTTATTTTGGCTTCCTAGACACCGGCACTGCATCTTTTTTTAGCGCGAGATTAATGCATGCATTGAACTTCCGGGCAATGGCGTGGATGAATGTTTGTTTACTTATTGTTTTTCacatcttgggaacaatgtgcaacagcaatttcttttctttgtatcATGCAAGATGCaagagagcttctcagttctGTGATGTCGAACATGACTCAAcagggaaaaagagaagaaaggcaAATTGTAAGAAAACCTGCATATATCCGCTCCAACCAACATGAGCACTTTCATTCTAAAGCCACATATCGTAAAACTTGCATTTCCCCATGTTGCAAAACCCTAGCTAGCAGGCTGGTTAGAAAGGCATTAGTTAAATGCATTAACTTAACCCCAAACAGACTGATGATGCAGCAGCAGGTATCAGAACTAATAATTCTTCTAGCCTGTGCCAGAGAAGATACATTTTCGTGAGGACATGCATTAAAAACATATGACCCATCCAATCTAAATTAGAGACCATTTTGGAAAAggcttttatttataaaaaaaatggctgAATTAATATTACCGTTGTCACTCTGGCTGCTCTTGCACAAAACTGTGGTAAGATATTGCATAAGATCACTGGAATTTAGACAAGCAAATGCTTTTGAAGTTACAGTCACCTGTCCTCGCCTTCTAAACAGTGAGTCGTACTGTCTCCTTCTCCTGTCTGTAGTAAGCCCTCATATCTAACTGACACTGacagaaacaataacaaaacagagCGACTCAAGAAGCTGTGAGAACAATGACCAGCTCTCACATACAAGTATGCTCTGCCTGACATGGGACCAAGACAAACTCTGGTTTCGAAATAGTTTCGACACATGCAGTGGTGAGCGCAGCCTTCCAAGCATACCGAGAGCCTCACCTCCTGTCGGGCTCCGGCAAAGGATTCTGTGGAACGCTATTTCTCACAATTTAAGTATTGCGTTTAAGTTTGTTCCGTCTCACTGGattattttctcttctgcagCCTTGAATAACACCATCAAACCTGTACCAACATCAACTTCAGTCATGTGATACCGGAGATCAATGGTCCACATCGTTCAGTTTCTGCTGGTTTGATTAGAGTTTCAGATCTAAACCTGGACTCGGTTCATGAACAAGCCTCCAAACAAACTTGTACCTGCAGGCCAATGACGCACTGTCCAgccttcatcttctcctcatcAAACATCCTCTCCTGCTTGTCTGCGTACTTCACCCCGATGTCCGTCCGGGAGTTGCAGCCCTTGGTCTTTGCCTTGAAGAGAAAAAAGTGGAGCCAGTTGTCAATGTGGACTTtgaaaaaccacacacacacctataggCACTCCCAGTGCATTCTTATTAAGACTCACCATGCCGGCCAGTGCGAGCAGCGTCGTCTGCACCTGCGTCATGTTGCCGCACTCAAACAGGTCGTTGGCCTCGAAGAGGTCATGAGGCTTCAGCTGGTACACAGTGATGGCTTTGACGAAGTTCGTCAGATTCTCCATCttaagaaatgcaaaaaaaaaaaaaccgcaCAGATTTTAAGACGATCAgcaataatatttttaaaaggatTTATAACGACAGACGtgggatttttttgttgttgtttgtgaacCATCTGTTGTAGTCTCAAATATaggagtgtgtttgcagtgacTGGTTACACCTCAGCGTAAAAAAACAGTTCCAATAAAACACTGCTTCCATACAAGTGTAACTATTAGCCAGCGTGATTCAGCGTGCCGACATGCTAACTGGtagaaaacatgtaaaacactACAACAGCACAGGGAGCAATTTGTTAATGACATATAACTGTCTAAAATCACTGGTGTGGGAACCGGTAGTACCAAAGAGCACCAACTGATGTCAGCTAGGAAACAATGAGCATGATTTAAACACACCTTCATCTGGTTAGAAAGCATTTATTATcatctgactcacctgaggcCAGTTCAGCTTTGAGTGGTTGACCTTTTTCACTGAGCCTGGTTGGAGAGTGTTGATAAGtctgagacagaaaagaggaaaatattaaaGTTCTCTAAACGACTGTACATATTAAACCAACAGATTAAAGGGCTCGTGTTAAAGCGTAACCAACAAATCGATGATCTCTGCTTACTTGCACAGAATGATTCCGTCCTTCAGGCCTTTCTGGAAGTCAGGGCCGATGGTTTCGCCGGTGACCTCCTCGATCCAgttcctcagctcctcttcttTCTGAAGGTCATACTTCTGTGCGATCTGGTGGGAAAGAGAGCCAGTTAATACTTTCATGGTCTTATTTGTTGTTCCTTCCTGCCCACATTGACCTCCCACTCGCACAAACTACATAAAGACACTGATAACAAAGCTGCATCTATAACAATGATAGAAGAGGGGGGGTTATTATATATCACATAACATTAACACTGGTCCTCAGAAGTGTGTTATGACTGCAAGAAATCCTGTTTCATGGTCACCTCGGAGTTTCAGTATAGTGAGCTATGTCTACACAGTGGGTTGTCTCTTATTCAGCCCACATAAACAAAAAGGTGACACTGACATGACCCAACGCACACGCACGAAAACAAGGATATCCTGTTTGGTAAACTGCACAAATTCTGCACAGGAAGGCCATTGCTGAAAAAAGCGAGGGAGGGTGAGTTTAACAAGGCTAAACATGGCACAAAGATTGACTCTGTAGTGAAGGTGTCACTGTGATTTAGAACCCTGTTTTGATTGAATGACATTAGGTGTAAGAAAGTGCAAGAAACACACAACGCTGGCTGTGAAAGACACCATTTAGGAGGATAATTGTGATCACATAAACAGCAGCTCAGTCTGGAAAGCAGAAatgagaagggaaaaaaagaaaaaaaaaagtcagtaaGATATacatttcttctcctcctgtttagGATCAGGTGTCGAAACGTGCTGCGCGCAAACTATCCACCAGCTAACAATCTCCCTCTGTTCcctggagggaaagagagactgCACCGCAGAGCTTGACCTACTCTATCCATAGAAGTTGGCCGCACTCGACTCACAGCTGGTTGCAGTCTGAAGGAATTTCTGTCTTCTAATTACATTTCCTTCGTTTGGTTATCCccttattaaaaaacaatattggcCTGTTTTAATTGCCCTACGCCGAAGTCTACAGATGTAAATTTACAGAGACAAGCTGAACACCAGGAATTTGTTCTGCCGTGCTCGGATACAAAGAGCAGAACGGagcagcgagggggggggggggggggggggggggggccaggagtgtgtgtgtgtgtgtgtgtgtgtgtgtgtgtgtgttgcgccGTTGAATGAACACAAGACGGTGGGGGACACTTAGAAAAAGGATGTATACTGCAGCTGTTCAACTTTAAGCTCAGTGTCTTCACTGCATGTATTAGTGTTAAGTAGAATTTTTTAGTGTTAAgtaggatttttaaaaaaaggagtaGTGGGGAGGTGGGGTTTGAGGAGAAGTGCAAATGCCTAGCATTTCACGGAGGGGGCTACGTCACCAGTGGCCGGAAATACCACTCAATTCAACATCtctttaacccccccccacccagccaCCCTCTACATTCAAGGTAACACACAGGAAATCTACACGTTATTCTTCACGGCCGGCACATGTTGTTCTGTGGAGACTTTTGGGGaaagtggtggtgggggtggggggtgggggtgggtgaCCCTTTCTCTCCCATACAAGGGCACGGCTCAGGAAtgcagatggaaaaataaaaaacacaataataaatcaGCTGAAGGTGCGAGTTAAAGAATTTATCTCCTAGCTGCAACTGGAAAGCCAAGTTTGAAATGTGGCCATCTGGGCACAAATGATATCAAGATAGAAAGTTTCATATCAAGACAATGATGCTAAATTATCAGAATGAGTGCgatattatttcttttaaagtttaGAGTGTGATTTTCGCTCCCGGGTGAAGGTGGTTGAAATTTTCTACGACACATTTAAGACAAAACTGAAGACCCTCATCTTCTTCTTGGGTCATTCTTAATACACGTTGTCGCATTTCTATGTTATTTCATTTTCCTAGCATTTTTGCATTGTCtggttttattgtaaagcactttggtgaaCTCTGCTTGTTTTCAAATGTGCTTTATAGATAAAGTTGGCTTGACAAACCTTTTACAAATATACGGTTGACTAATAATGTGTTACATCTTCTCACCAAGCAAGGTTATATCGTTATTGATGACAATTACCCTGCCATAATGACTGATACTGCTTTATTGCCCCGGCCTGGTTAGAGACAACCGGTTCATTATTTAGATGGAGGTCTGAAGGTTACAGAGCTGGCAGCCAGCAATAGTAATCTCCAGCATCAGGCCTGGTATTTTAAGTGGATCCGGGTGTGCAGGGATCTGTGCAGACAGGTCAAAACAAACaaggtggaaacacacattACTCCACAGCCAGGTTCACTGTGGACAATGGTTTGGTTTGTGTGCATTGAAGTCTGGGGAGAAAACCCCCTGGGATCAGGGGGAATGTAGGGAACTATTCCTGGACTTAGTAGAGATGGCAAAGAACCCATGGAGATGTTATAATGAAGAGGAGGGCACTTGTATGCGAATCGAATTATCTTCCATTATCTGCTAATGCGGGTCACAACGTGCAGCCGAGCAAAAAAAATgctggaaacaaacaaggagaaacacacgcacacacgcacttcTGAGCCAAGAAGAAAAGGGACAACGCCcatgctcctgttttttttttcttctttttttgagTTGCCTTCTAGAAAATTTAAAACCCAGCTCGTCCAGGTGTGAAACTAAATGTTAAATTCAAAGTGGAACTTTACTTTGCCAACTAGTCCCAAAAAAAAGTTACGTGGAGATTATAAAAGTTCGGGAAACTAATGAAAAACGCTTCATTTATCCGTGTTGAcatctttttcctctctgtacCTTTCAACCTGTGCGCTCTCACATCAAAATGGAGGCCAGGTGACTGCGACACAGGCGTCACGGGAAAAGCACGgtgagcagaagaagaagtttttttttctcccccgaTTGCGACTTAAGTTAATTTACGATCAATcacaactcaaacaaacacacgcacctTGTTTTTGACTTCCGCAGACAGCCCGTAGGCAGGACCTCTGTTGAACGTGGTCATGGTCGAGAGGATtgagagaggtttttttttcctgcggAGCTGACGATGAGAGTTGAGGATCAAATCTGTTCCAAACTCTCCTGGACTTTCTCTTCCAATGAAACGTCGGTGAGAACTAAATACTTCCTTTCTCTGTCACTGCCGCCAATTACAGCGCTCCCACGGTTTCTGTCGAAGAGCGGGACCCGACGAGGCAAGATGGTTCACTGCTGAGAgttcacctccaccaccagctTCTTATAGGAGAGGGGCGTCTACAGCCCTCATTCATATTCAACACAACACGTCAACAGGGTGAAGTGTTGGGATTTGCTTTGGAAAAAATGGCAGGGGTATGGGAATTAGAAGTCTAGAAACCCATaaaagttatttgtttttactttgttttcagCGAATAGGGGGGTATAGCTACCAGGGGTGGGTTATCTATAAAGAGGGATAACTAATATGTAATTTTAAAGTCAacattcatttttacagttattttacattaagcgccaaggcccaacagtccacttcgATTAAAACAATCCTTATAGCCAAGGCCAGGTTTCTAGCTTTTTTTCTTACTTCTTGCTGAAAATACCAACACCCAAATGGAGTcccatttaaatccactaaatccagatttttgGGGATGAATAACAACCCTATAAATATGTTTCTCATCAACACTCAGACATGATTATCTGAAAAATCTacataaaatgttgaaaatcacctAATCATGCCAGATaaatctggatccacaccaacatttccACAAAGAGATCTTCACTGATCCAAACTGAATCCTACCATTAATATTTGTGGTAATtccttccagtagtttttgtataattatGTTTACAAATTAACCAAGCCGGCAGGGGTCAAAAGGAAATGTATTTACCCCTGAACTAATCGCCATTGATTTGTATTACTGTTAAGAGTTTATTATGATTCTATTATGATTCTGTAGTCAAACTTGTCCTGTCTGAATCTCCATGTAGCCCCAGAAACAGAGAGTAGTCAACAGGGTGTTTGGAAGGGCACATGgaacaataattaaaaacatcatcGACCAGCATGATTTTCAGCATGTTCTTCTGATATGGGCCATGGGCTGGTcttcacacacatagaagaaaaACACCTTGACAAAAGGGCATTTTGGACACTGAGGGCCcccaaagccccccccccccccccccccccccgcacaaaTAGCTTCCACCTTAAAAACATCAAGTATAGTCAGTAAATAATGACATATTTATTGTGAGTGTTTTTTACCCCAAATATATAAAATCgggtaaaaaaacacaccataTTAAGCCTAAATTCACATGAACCTGTACAGCAACAAGATCTGAC
Above is a window of Hippoglossus hippoglossus isolate fHipHip1 chromosome 17, fHipHip1.pri, whole genome shotgun sequence DNA encoding:
- the cnn2 gene encoding calponin-2; translated protein: MTTFNRGPAYGLSAEVKNKIAQKYDLQKEEELRNWIEEVTGETIGPDFQKGLKDGIILCKLINTLQPGSVKKVNHSKLNWPQMENLTNFVKAITVYQLKPHDLFEANDLFECGNMTQVQTTLLALAGMAKTKGCNSRTDIGVKYADKQERMFDEEKMKAGQCVIGLQMGTNKCASQAGMNAYGTRRHLYDPKVQIQPPMDNTTISLQMGTNKGASQAGMTAPGTRRAIYDQKLNTDKCDNSTMSLQMGYSQGASQSGQNFGLGRQICDVKYCPKPGEVASDQNGAAVAQPFVPEFQDEGYQGYQEEEQVYQEEGTDY